In a genomic window of Methylobacter sp. YRD-M1:
- a CDS encoding glycosyltransferase family 4 protein, giving the protein MKKIKLAYLAPEIPALSATFVYNEIFQLEQLGYAVVPFSVHRPAISAVDTKLADLEASVFHLYAQKKHVVLKENVLFFLKHPLRYLTTLKMLLSDMFRVGVLSRTAMGLAFRFFYSVILAKQLLKTGVQHIHVHFSHVPADIAMYAASLSGISFSVTAHANDLFERAWLLAEKVNRAKFFVTISEFNREFLRQQGCNADQIVVVRCGVDVDHFNCQKKTGLSDIPKIGFIGRLVEKKGADDLLGAAKELKEQGINFKLVIAGSGPLEGYLAELARELGLSDDCVSFTGAIAHSAIPEFLSGLDVFVLPCKKDNAGDMDGIPVVLMEAMLSGVSVISTHLSGIPELVVDRETGLLVEPGNKIQLANAIQALIEDEALIKQLTVNAISKVKKEFNLKDNAAQLAKLFEQYVTSA; this is encoded by the coding sequence ATGAAAAAAATTAAACTAGCTTATCTTGCCCCTGAGATTCCGGCGTTATCGGCAACTTTTGTTTACAATGAAATTTTTCAGTTGGAGCAATTGGGCTATGCTGTCGTACCGTTTTCGGTTCATCGACCAGCTATCTCCGCAGTCGACACTAAACTGGCTGATCTGGAAGCAAGCGTTTTTCATTTGTATGCACAAAAGAAACACGTTGTACTAAAAGAGAATGTCCTGTTTTTTTTGAAGCATCCGCTTCGGTACCTGACCACGCTGAAGATGCTGCTATCGGATATGTTTAGGGTGGGTGTCTTGTCTCGGACAGCCATGGGACTGGCTTTTCGCTTTTTTTATTCGGTTATTCTTGCCAAACAGCTTTTAAAAACCGGTGTTCAGCATATTCATGTGCATTTTTCCCATGTGCCTGCCGATATTGCTATGTATGCGGCTTCCTTATCGGGCATCTCTTTCAGCGTGACGGCTCATGCCAATGATTTGTTCGAAAGGGCATGGTTACTGGCTGAGAAAGTGAATAGGGCAAAATTTTTTGTCACTATTTCTGAATTCAATCGGGAATTTCTTCGCCAGCAGGGATGTAATGCTGATCAGATTGTTGTTGTGCGTTGCGGTGTCGATGTTGACCACTTTAACTGCCAGAAAAAAACGGGCTTGTCTGATATACCCAAAATCGGATTTATAGGCAGACTGGTGGAAAAGAAAGGGGCTGATGATCTGTTGGGTGCAGCAAAGGAGTTGAAAGAGCAGGGCATAAATTTTAAATTGGTAATTGCCGGATCGGGCCCGTTGGAAGGTTATCTGGCAGAATTAGCCAGGGAGTTAGGTTTGTCTGATGACTGTGTTTCTTTTACAGGGGCGATTGCTCACTCTGCTATACCCGAGTTTCTCAGTGGACTGGATGTTTTTGTGCTGCCTTGCAAAAAAGATAACGCCGGGGATATGGATGGTATTCCGGTAGTGTTGATGGAAGCCATGTTGAGCGGGGTTTCTGTAATATCTACTCATTTATCGGGAATTCCGGAACTGGTTGTTGACCGTGAAACGGGGTTATTGGTTGAACCGGGAAATAAGATACAGCTTGCAAATGCCATACAGGCTTTAATTGAAGATGAAGCTTTAATCAAGCAATTAACTGTTAATGCTATTTCAAAAGTTAAAAAGGAATTTAATTTAAAGGATAATGCTGCTCAGCTTGCAAAGCTATTTGAGCAATATGTGACTTCAGCTTGA
- a CDS encoding GTPase produces the protein MRFPTNWLWTIVFLLLILPWLALIWLGIFWLWQNHYLVTGFVTLASFYGAATLLNHWLKHRQIEPFQLPDVQADQRWSPAAETVWAEIDKMADEINPADYPLTDSARLLLLAQQVIRKVARHFRPKAGKAELDIPLRNILFITEQVSRDMRQLLDERIPFSHLLTIDEGLKLWKWKQRLEKGHFIYRMGRMLLSPATAIPAELSGFFQGKVAQYPKGLLEQWLLRTLVKKTGYYAIALYSGQLVPPVLAQPEPQPELAPETKQPLRILVVGQLKAGKSSLINALLGELRAATHVLPLTDELTVYKLKQDDSSELLIFDSPGYGDESHWFEKEPERALGGFDLVLLVCSATQAGREADAQFLTDLRNWFDRRLHRSMPPVLAIVTHIDQLRPLREWQPPYDIQVPQNEKARNIRDALETVSEALHIAVSDCIPVSLQTGAVYNIDAIWEALADKWPESKRAQYLRCLPEGRSKEKLRLIWMQMANLIRI, from the coding sequence ATGCGCTTTCCTACAAACTGGCTTTGGACCATTGTATTCCTACTGTTGATTTTGCCGTGGCTTGCCTTAATCTGGCTAGGCATTTTTTGGTTGTGGCAAAACCACTATCTGGTCACAGGGTTCGTAACACTAGCTTCGTTTTACGGCGCGGCCACACTTTTAAATCACTGGTTGAAACATCGGCAAATAGAGCCGTTCCAATTGCCCGATGTGCAGGCGGATCAGCGTTGGTCGCCTGCCGCAGAGACTGTTTGGGCTGAAATTGATAAAATGGCTGACGAGATCAATCCGGCCGATTACCCTTTGACCGATAGCGCGCGTTTACTGCTACTGGCACAGCAGGTCATCCGCAAAGTGGCGCGGCATTTCCGGCCCAAAGCGGGCAAAGCCGAACTCGATATCCCGTTGCGCAATATCCTGTTTATTACCGAACAAGTCAGCCGTGACATGCGGCAGTTACTGGATGAGAGAATCCCGTTCAGCCATTTGCTGACCATCGATGAAGGCCTGAAACTCTGGAAATGGAAACAAAGGCTGGAAAAAGGTCACTTCATCTACCGTATGGGCAGAATGCTGCTCAGTCCTGCCACGGCCATACCGGCTGAACTCTCCGGTTTTTTTCAGGGCAAGGTTGCGCAATATCCGAAAGGACTCCTGGAACAGTGGCTGCTGCGGACACTGGTAAAGAAAACCGGTTATTACGCCATTGCTCTATACAGCGGACAATTAGTGCCGCCGGTATTAGCCCAGCCTGAGCCGCAACCTGAATTGGCACCCGAAACGAAGCAGCCTTTACGTATTCTGGTAGTCGGGCAATTGAAAGCGGGAAAATCCAGCCTGATCAATGCATTGCTTGGAGAATTGCGTGCCGCGACACATGTGCTGCCTCTCACTGACGAATTGACTGTCTATAAGCTGAAGCAGGACGACAGCAGTGAGCTATTGATCTTCGACAGTCCGGGTTACGGCGATGAAAGCCATTGGTTCGAGAAAGAGCCGGAGCGCGCGCTGGGCGGCTTTGATCTGGTGCTGCTGGTCTGCTCGGCAACACAGGCAGGACGAGAAGCCGATGCCCAATTTCTGACCGATTTGCGCAATTGGTTTGACCGACGATTGCACCGCAGCATGCCGCCGGTCCTGGCCATAGTCACGCACATCGATCAATTGCGGCCACTGCGGGAATGGCAACCGCCCTACGATATACAAGTGCCGCAAAACGAGAAAGCGCGCAATATCCGGGATGCGCTGGAAACAGTGTCTGAAGCCTTGCACATTGCCGTCTCTGACTGTATACCGGTCAGCCTGCAAACGGGCGCCGTCTATAACATCGACGCTATTTGGGAGGCTCTTGCGGATAAATGGCCTGAAAGCAAACGGGCCCAGTATTTGCGCTGTCTGCCCGAAGGCAGGAGCAAAGAGAAATTACGCCTGATATGGATGCAGATGGCTAATTTGATCAGAATATAA
- a CDS encoding WecB/TagA/CpsF family glycosyltransferase yields the protein MEAFFRQSWCLCGLPFDAVNASSAISSLKLAIKENRPFFLSTPNLNFLIAAQTDKAFRESVINSDLSVADGMPLIWMSRLLNIPIPERVAGSNLIEALFAEKNTPPIRVFFFGGEPGVGEKACQIINQADAGLQAVGHYCPGFGSVEGMSAPEIIDEINRHEIDFLIVSLGARKGQAWIEKNRHQLKAPVISHLGAVINFFAGTVKRAPVWMQRIGLEWLWRILEEPLLWKRYFFDGLRFAKLLLNNVIPYAIWIRFNQKKLNEIKPVIINTEEDSQTIKIYLIGTCIDKTIAALRPVFNECVLKKKNILIDLQAVPVIDGAFLGLCLLLYKHLNQHGCQLNFQNINQQNIRIFKWNSAQYLIPQL from the coding sequence ATGGAAGCTTTTTTTCGTCAATCATGGTGTCTTTGCGGTTTGCCTTTCGACGCAGTGAATGCGTCTTCCGCAATTTCATCCCTAAAACTGGCAATAAAGGAAAACAGGCCGTTTTTCTTATCGACCCCTAATCTTAATTTTCTGATAGCGGCGCAAACGGATAAAGCTTTTCGAGAATCCGTTATAAATAGTGATTTATCGGTTGCCGATGGCATGCCTTTGATCTGGATGTCCAGGTTGTTAAATATTCCAATTCCTGAACGGGTAGCAGGTTCGAATTTGATAGAAGCTTTGTTTGCTGAAAAAAACACGCCTCCTATACGCGTGTTTTTTTTTGGCGGAGAGCCTGGGGTTGGCGAGAAGGCTTGTCAGATCATTAATCAGGCTGATGCGGGGTTACAGGCCGTAGGGCATTATTGTCCCGGTTTTGGCTCGGTTGAAGGAATGAGCGCCCCAGAAATTATTGACGAAATCAACCGGCACGAGATTGATTTTCTGATTGTTTCTTTAGGCGCCAGGAAAGGGCAGGCCTGGATTGAGAAAAACAGGCATCAATTAAAGGCGCCGGTAATCAGTCATTTGGGAGCGGTTATTAACTTTTTTGCCGGCACGGTAAAGCGTGCGCCGGTCTGGATGCAGCGTATCGGGCTGGAATGGTTATGGCGTATTCTGGAAGAGCCCTTATTATGGAAACGCTATTTTTTCGATGGTTTACGGTTTGCAAAATTACTATTGAACAATGTGATTCCTTATGCCATCTGGATACGTTTTAATCAGAAAAAGTTAAATGAAATCAAGCCGGTCATTATTAATACCGAAGAAGACAGTCAGACGATTAAAATTTATTTGATTGGAACCTGCATTGATAAGACAATTGCCGCATTAAGGCCGGTTTTTAACGAGTGTGTTTTAAAAAAGAAAAATATATTGATTGATTTGCAGGCTGTGCCGGTAATTGATGGGGCTTTTTTAGGACTTTGCCTGTTACTTTATAAGCATTTAAATCAACACGGATGCCAGTTGAATTTCCAGAATATTAATCAGCAAAATATCAGGATTTTTAAATGGAACTCAGCCCAGTATCTAATTCCACAACTTTAA
- the xrtD gene encoding VPLPA-CTERM-specific exosortase XrtD produces MNKALAIWKFDYRYLALIGFALLLLLTAFAGGLQELLVRWEKQEEYSHSYMLPFITLYFIWQRRNLIQQSDFSPSWIGFGIVLLALVVFMVGEISALFILIQYAFIAVLVGIALSIMGWPAVKPVIVPILLLAFAIPLPYFLEASLSANLQLLSSKLGVSFIRWCQIPVYLEGNIIDLGSYKLQVVEACSGLRYLFPLMSLGFICAYMYNTVFWKRALVFLSTIPITLFMNSFRIAMIGVLVDNWGTSMAEGFLHDFEGWVVFMACLGILVAEMLLLSRLGADHRPFAEVFGLTVDESVGDMAEAKARPLSRPFFAIIASLAVAAVMVFSIDKRDEIFPERKNFPLFPMQLADWQGQNASMEDAVIKSLGLSDYILADFRQGQGAPVNLYAAYYASQRKGVSPHSPRVCIPGGGWQIADIERKDLGLLPVNRIVIKKGEMTQLVYYWFQQRGRKIANEYLMKWYLFKDALLLNRTDGALVRLTTMVNPGESLDLADQRLQGFVKEVLPALPQYIPD; encoded by the coding sequence ATGAATAAAGCGCTTGCTATCTGGAAATTTGACTATCGATATTTAGCGTTAATAGGCTTTGCTCTATTATTATTGTTGACCGCATTTGCCGGTGGGTTACAGGAATTGCTTGTCCGCTGGGAAAAGCAGGAAGAATATAGCCATAGCTATATGCTGCCGTTTATTACGCTGTATTTTATCTGGCAGCGCAGGAATCTTATTCAACAATCCGATTTTTCGCCTTCCTGGATAGGTTTCGGCATTGTTCTGTTAGCGCTGGTCGTATTTATGGTGGGCGAGATCAGCGCACTTTTTATACTGATTCAGTATGCCTTTATCGCCGTATTGGTAGGCATTGCCTTGTCCATTATGGGCTGGCCGGCGGTCAAGCCGGTCATTGTGCCTATTCTGCTGCTGGCCTTTGCTATTCCGCTGCCGTATTTTCTTGAAGCCAGCCTTTCCGCCAATTTGCAGTTATTATCCTCAAAACTGGGCGTATCTTTTATTCGCTGGTGCCAGATTCCGGTCTATCTGGAAGGCAATATTATTGATTTGGGCAGTTATAAATTGCAGGTGGTGGAGGCTTGTAGCGGGCTGCGTTATCTTTTTCCGCTGATGAGCTTGGGCTTTATCTGCGCCTATATGTACAACACGGTTTTCTGGAAGCGTGCTCTGGTGTTTTTATCGACTATTCCGATCACCTTGTTCATGAATAGTTTTCGCATAGCCATGATTGGTGTTCTGGTTGATAACTGGGGCACAAGCATGGCAGAAGGCTTTCTGCATGACTTTGAAGGCTGGGTCGTTTTTATGGCTTGTCTGGGGATTTTAGTAGCGGAAATGCTTTTATTGTCCAGGCTTGGTGCGGATCATCGGCCTTTTGCCGAAGTTTTTGGGCTGACGGTCGATGAATCTGTCGGCGATATGGCAGAGGCGAAAGCCAGGCCTTTATCACGCCCTTTTTTTGCGATTATCGCCAGCTTGGCTGTGGCTGCTGTTATGGTATTTTCAATCGATAAACGGGACGAGATTTTTCCTGAGCGCAAAAACTTTCCGCTATTCCCGATGCAACTGGCGGACTGGCAAGGACAGAATGCCAGTATGGAAGATGCTGTTATCAAAAGTTTGGGATTGTCGGATTATATTTTGGCTGATTTCAGGCAAGGTCAGGGAGCACCGGTGAATTTATATGCGGCTTATTACGCCTCCCAAAGAAAAGGGGTTTCACCGCATTCGCCGCGCGTTTGTATTCCGGGCGGCGGCTGGCAGATTGCCGATATTGAGCGAAAAGACTTGGGGCTTCTGCCTGTCAACCGGATCGTGATCAAAAAAGGCGAGATGACCCAGTTGGTTTACTACTGGTTTCAACAGAGAGGCAGGAAGATAGCGAATGAGTATTTAATGAAATGGTACTTGTTCAAAGACGCGCTGTTGTTAAACAGAACCGATGGGGCGCTGGTACGCCTGACGACGATGGTTAATCCCGGTGAAAGCCTTGATCTTGCCGATCAGCGTTTGCAGGGTTTTGTTAAAGAGGTTTTACCGGCTCTGCCGCAATATATTCCTGATTAA
- a CDS encoding tetratricopeptide repeat protein — translation MQLVRTLLLTGVALSFQACGDATEKAQHYLDSGKEFYGKGNYEKARVEFKNALQINNNLSDAYFHLALMDEKSQNWKGMFENLSQVVKLTPDHVEGHKKLGQLLLLSGQTDKAAAEAEAILKLNPDNADAHVLKGTVLLRQGNQKAALEEADKALALAPGNSDAVNLKAVVYMESKDFTQALAIVEDALKVNANDLALNLLKLQIDIKTNKPEAVVADYQSLIKSNPDNLDFQYALAKYYAESGKDADARSVLQKVIDEHPDDLKSKLVLIDYLHTKEPAEAVKVLQGYIVQQPDTAGYYLPLAKLLISQNKWAEAKESLNWLINNKPEDKEGLAAKVLLAKIALSDKDNDSAQKLIDEVLSVNAGDYDALLLRARIRLLNEQTDQAVSDLRGILRDYPKSDDAMVLLAHAYNKQNAHALADEHFRKALDINPGNFDAVMPVIAQMIKNKDIARADEVLQKALAVKPDHAGALQALAQVRLMKKDWAGTQKVADAISTKPKGDGFSKYLSGKVSEGQGQYQEAVAKYKDALAVSPGLSDALVGLMRSYEALKQRKDMFAYLDEFIKANPENPYPLVLKSQLYVLDKRPDEAVKLLSGAIEKWPKVTGFYEAMAGIHAANQEREKAIAVIQKGLGNDPDNISLRIMLAAIYEKSNDYDKAVENYEAIIAKNPNVDIAVNNLVSLLLDRYKTKENIDRAVKLAARFEKSQQPYFYDTYGWALLNSDRNDEALRVFKDVVAKMPDVPVFKYHLGLAHHKLNNNSAAIAELEKALTIGEKQKSFVEKELVENLLKEIKAEKPV, via the coding sequence ATGCAATTAGTTAGAACTCTGTTATTGACCGGAGTGGCTTTGAGTTTTCAGGCCTGCGGCGACGCGACTGAAAAAGCGCAGCATTATTTGGACAGCGGCAAGGAATTTTATGGCAAGGGAAATTATGAAAAGGCCAGAGTCGAGTTTAAAAATGCGTTGCAAATTAACAATAATCTCTCGGATGCCTACTTTCATTTGGCGTTAATGGATGAAAAAAGCCAGAATTGGAAAGGGATGTTTGAGAATTTGTCGCAAGTGGTCAAGCTGACGCCCGATCATGTCGAAGGTCATAAAAAATTGGGGCAATTATTATTGTTGTCCGGCCAAACCGATAAGGCAGCGGCTGAAGCAGAAGCAATTCTTAAGTTGAATCCTGACAATGCCGATGCTCATGTGTTGAAAGGAACAGTTTTATTACGGCAAGGTAACCAGAAGGCGGCTTTGGAAGAGGCGGACAAAGCGCTGGCTTTGGCTCCAGGCAATAGCGATGCCGTTAATTTAAAAGCTGTTGTTTACATGGAAAGCAAAGATTTTACCCAAGCGCTGGCCATTGTGGAGGATGCGCTTAAAGTCAATGCCAATGATTTGGCGCTCAATTTGCTGAAATTGCAGATTGATATCAAAACCAATAAACCGGAGGCGGTGGTAGCGGATTATCAGAGTTTGATTAAGAGCAATCCTGATAATCTGGATTTCCAGTATGCGTTGGCTAAGTACTATGCTGAATCGGGAAAAGATGCCGATGCCAGGTCGGTTTTGCAAAAGGTGATTGACGAACATCCCGATGATTTGAAATCAAAACTGGTTTTGATCGACTACCTGCATACTAAAGAGCCCGCCGAAGCTGTTAAGGTGTTGCAGGGCTATATCGTGCAACAGCCCGATACTGCAGGGTATTATCTGCCGCTCGCCAAGTTGCTGATCAGCCAGAATAAGTGGGCGGAGGCAAAAGAGTCGCTTAATTGGCTGATCAATAACAAGCCGGAAGACAAAGAAGGGTTGGCGGCTAAGGTGCTGCTGGCAAAAATAGCCCTTAGCGACAAGGACAACGATTCGGCGCAGAAGCTGATTGATGAGGTGCTGTCGGTCAATGCCGGGGACTATGATGCCTTGTTATTGCGGGCCAGAATCAGGTTGCTCAATGAGCAGACCGATCAGGCTGTTTCCGATTTACGCGGCATATTGCGCGATTATCCGAAGTCAGATGACGCAATGGTTCTGTTGGCCCACGCTTATAACAAACAAAATGCCCATGCGCTTGCTGACGAGCACTTCCGCAAAGCGCTCGATATAAATCCCGGCAATTTTGACGCAGTCATGCCGGTGATAGCGCAAATGATCAAAAACAAAGACATTGCCCGGGCTGACGAAGTTTTGCAGAAAGCGCTGGCAGTAAAGCCAGATCATGCCGGCGCTTTACAGGCTTTGGCTCAGGTCAGATTGATGAAGAAGGATTGGGCGGGAACCCAGAAAGTTGCGGATGCGATTTCGACCAAGCCAAAGGGCGACGGCTTCTCCAAATATCTGAGCGGCAAGGTCTCGGAAGGACAAGGGCAGTATCAGGAAGCGGTCGCCAAGTATAAGGACGCGCTGGCTGTCTCTCCCGGATTGTCTGACGCCTTGGTTGGATTGATGCGCAGTTATGAGGCTTTAAAACAGCGCAAAGACATGTTTGCGTATCTGGACGAGTTTATCAAGGCCAATCCGGAAAATCCTTATCCATTGGTTTTGAAAAGCCAGTTGTATGTGCTTGATAAACGTCCGGATGAAGCAGTTAAACTGTTGTCCGGAGCGATTGAGAAGTGGCCCAAGGTAACTGGATTTTATGAAGCTATGGCGGGCATTCATGCTGCGAATCAAGAACGTGAAAAAGCTATTGCAGTAATTCAAAAAGGTTTGGGAAATGACCCTGACAATATCAGCTTAAGAATAATGCTGGCTGCTATCTATGAGAAAAGCAATGATTATGACAAGGCTGTGGAAAATTACGAAGCGATAATTGCCAAGAATCCGAATGTTGATATTGCCGTGAACAATCTGGTTTCATTGCTGCTTGATCGTTATAAAACCAAGGAAAATATTGATCGCGCCGTAAAACTGGCTGCGCGTTTTGAGAAATCCCAACAGCCATATTTTTACGATACTTACGGATGGGCGCTTTTAAACAGTGACCGCAATGACGAGGCGTTGAGGGTGTTTAAGGATGTTGTTGCTAAAATGCCTGATGTTCCTGTTTTCAAATATCATTTAGGCCTTGCTCATCATAAGCTAAACAACAATTCTGCCGCCATTGCCGAACTGGAAAAAGCGCTGACGATAGGCGAGAAACAAAAAAGCTTTGTCGAGAAGGAACTCGTGGAGAATTTGTTGAAAGAAATTAAAGCTGAAAAGCCGGTGTAG
- a CDS encoding DHHA1 domain-containing protein, translated as MIEKYETLVIYHSDCLDGLGAAWSAFCKLGDHARYIPARHGDEFPAFEAGAAIYILDFSYPPEQLLVAAERAGQIVLIDHHITAMEQCEAFFHGSFSADPSASKAHEASSESEAMVQALPENLVLHFDMTRSGCVLAWQHFFPERQPPKILLHIEDRDLWRFKLANTREITSALYERMPMMLHEMGTIDLDELLQIGKIYVEFHQKIVKRLEKIAHPVMLNGQKGLAVNAPSAFSSELGHALAEKSGTFGLTYQYDGRKQKWQFSLRSIGDYDVGHLAQAFGGGGHKNAAGFVLDDNPFIKRKGI; from the coding sequence ATGATAGAAAAATACGAAACCCTGGTTATTTATCACTCCGATTGCCTGGATGGGCTAGGCGCCGCCTGGAGCGCCTTTTGCAAGCTGGGCGATCATGCCCGTTATATTCCCGCACGCCATGGTGATGAGTTCCCGGCGTTTGAAGCGGGAGCCGCGATTTACATACTGGATTTCTCCTACCCGCCCGAGCAATTGCTTGTTGCCGCGGAGCGGGCTGGCCAGATCGTTCTGATCGATCACCATATTACCGCCATGGAGCAGTGCGAGGCTTTTTTTCACGGAAGTTTCTCTGCAGACCCTTCCGCTTCGAAAGCCCATGAGGCATCGTCTGAATCTGAAGCCATGGTTCAGGCTTTGCCGGAAAACCTTGTTTTACATTTTGATATGACACGAAGCGGCTGCGTACTGGCCTGGCAACATTTTTTTCCGGAACGCCAGCCTCCCAAAATCCTGCTGCATATTGAAGACCGCGACCTCTGGCGGTTCAAATTGGCCAATACGCGCGAGATCACCAGTGCGCTTTATGAACGGATGCCTATGATGCTGCATGAAATGGGTACGATCGATCTGGATGAGCTTCTGCAAATCGGCAAAATATATGTCGAATTCCACCAGAAAATAGTAAAAAGGCTAGAGAAAATTGCACACCCGGTCATGTTGAACGGGCAAAAAGGGCTGGCCGTTAATGCGCCATCTGCTTTCTCCAGCGAGCTCGGGCACGCTTTGGCCGAGAAATCGGGGACATTCGGCCTGACTTATCAATATGACGGCAGAAAGCAAAAGTGGCAGTTTTCACTTCGCTCTATCGGCGATTACGATGTCGGCCACTTGGCGCAGGCTTTTGGCGGAGGCGGGCATAAGAATGCCGCTGGCTTTGTACTGGATGATAATCCGTTTATCAAGAGGAAGGGCATTTAA
- a CDS encoding YcjF family protein, translating into MSKFTNWKSWSGKISNPFSNASVYIDKITKPQVDKAAEDKIKAIHERLPVPVFWLLGKTQSGKSSIIRTLTGSSAAEIGNGFKPCTRTAMLFDFPDAETAFLRFLDTRGLSEKGYDASEDMKWCEQQAHLVIVVIKAMDHQQEAVLAALKQVHKAHPKWPVIVAQTALHEGYPNRAMAHIQPYPFADGRIGESVPADLRCSLLKQREYFAGINATFVPLDFTLPEDDYAPSDYGLDALWAAIEQALPLGLRAMLEDHIGDINDVYWQTAHPHVIGYAISAGLAAAIPMPAASLGTVVAIQSKLFHSIAHVYGLPLTKQSIREIVSAVGMGALARMGGRELLKLIPAYGQTVALSVAGVYTAAATYALGKTLCFYFSKTRQGKVLGADKLREVFNAELARGRELLRSSIKKQV; encoded by the coding sequence ATGTCCAAATTCACCAACTGGAAATCCTGGTCGGGAAAAATCAGCAATCCGTTTTCGAATGCCTCCGTCTACATAGACAAGATCACCAAACCTCAAGTCGATAAGGCTGCTGAAGATAAAATAAAAGCCATCCACGAACGTTTGCCGGTGCCGGTATTCTGGCTGTTGGGCAAGACGCAGAGCGGCAAAAGTTCCATCATCAGGACATTGACCGGTTCATCCGCTGCGGAGATCGGCAATGGTTTCAAACCGTGTACTCGCACGGCCATGTTATTCGATTTTCCCGATGCCGAAACTGCATTTCTGCGTTTTCTCGATACCAGAGGTCTGTCCGAGAAGGGTTATGACGCCAGCGAAGATATGAAATGGTGCGAACAGCAGGCGCATCTTGTGATCGTCGTGATCAAGGCCATGGACCATCAGCAGGAAGCAGTCCTGGCTGCACTAAAACAAGTTCATAAAGCGCATCCGAAATGGCCGGTCATCGTGGCTCAGACGGCTTTGCATGAAGGCTATCCCAACCGGGCCATGGCGCATATCCAGCCTTATCCGTTTGCTGACGGCCGAATCGGCGAGTCGGTGCCTGCCGATTTGCGCTGTTCGCTGTTAAAGCAGCGCGAGTATTTTGCCGGCATTAATGCGACATTTGTGCCGCTCGACTTCACCCTGCCGGAAGATGACTATGCGCCGTCGGATTATGGCCTGGATGCTTTATGGGCTGCCATAGAGCAGGCCTTGCCGTTGGGTCTTCGGGCCATGCTGGAAGACCATATCGGCGATATCAATGATGTGTACTGGCAGACCGCGCATCCTCATGTCATCGGCTACGCGATCTCAGCCGGGCTGGCCGCCGCGATTCCGATGCCGGCAGCCAGTTTGGGTACCGTGGTTGCAATTCAGAGCAAACTTTTTCACAGTATTGCCCATGTGTATGGCTTGCCGCTAACTAAGCAGAGCATCAGGGAAATCGTCAGTGCTGTTGGCATGGGGGCGCTAGCGCGTATGGGCGGTCGTGAACTGCTCAAGCTGATTCCGGCTTACGGGCAGACAGTCGCGCTTAGTGTTGCCGGTGTTTATACGGCTGCCGCTACCTATGCCTTGGGTAAAACGCTGTGTTTTTATTTCAGCAAAACTCGGCAAGGCAAGGTTTTAGGCGCAGATAAGTTGCGTGAAGTATTCAATGCGGAATTAGCCCGCGGCAGGGAACTGCTACGAAGTTCCATAAAGAAACAGGTTTAA